The following proteins are encoded in a genomic region of Candidatus Marinarcus aquaticus:
- the purN gene encoding phosphoribosylglycinamide formyltransferase, with protein MKKIGILASHNGSGFDAIWQACVDNRLDAKVVLVVSNNSEAAVLQKAHSREIEACVVNTKLYPHDNLDEKITKLFLEHECDYIFLSGYMKKLEKELVSTFENRIINAHPALLPKFGGKGMYGRNVHEAVLNAKEKISGCTIHFVNEHYDEGEYILQKSIEIKSDETVESLENKIKSLESVAIIEAFNKLII; from the coding sequence ATGAAAAAAATAGGAATATTGGCATCTCACAACGGCAGTGGGTTTGATGCAATATGGCAAGCTTGCGTTGATAACAGACTCGATGCCAAAGTGGTATTGGTCGTTTCAAACAACAGTGAAGCCGCTGTTTTACAAAAAGCACACAGCAGAGAAATTGAAGCGTGTGTGGTCAATACAAAACTCTATCCCCATGATAACCTAGATGAAAAAATAACCAAACTTTTTTTAGAACATGAGTGCGATTATATCTTCTTATCGGGCTATATGAAAAAGCTTGAAAAAGAGCTTGTTAGTACCTTTGAAAACAGAATTATCAATGCACATCCGGCACTTTTACCGAAATTTGGTGGTAAAGGGATGTACGGAAGAAACGTTCATGAAGCCGTTTTAAATGCAAAAGAGAAGATTTCAGGGTGTACCATTCATTTTGTCAATGAACATTATGATGAAGGTGAATATATTTTACAAAAAAGCATTGAAATAAAAAGTGACGAAACTGTAGAAAGCTTAGAAAATAAAATTAAATCACTGGAATCAGTTGCTATTATTGAAGCATTCAATAAACTTATAATATAG
- a CDS encoding sensor domain-containing diguanylate cyclase, with product MDNLKNDIIFNTINNGILILDEDLKIRAWNRWLEIHTCMNLEAVQDKNLCELFPSIDEKKLKRKIKSVLVTNNSSFYSVDPHRYLIKIRLSNITNAIYEYMQQDVTIAPYKKEERLVAVYIYDKTSLCETNAQLEVLNGELKELSYRDPMTHAYNRRYFYEEATRLLSLANREEKSCCIVIMDIDKFKDINDTYGHSIGDEVIIALAKNLETHTRKSDVIARFGGEEFVILLYNSDIKNAKLVAEKIREDIQDIAISTSEGAIHFTASFGVSRFDKTFDENDIEHTISRADKCLYVAKTHGRNKVITEEYLGASKYDKLFNTYSMDDQTLHII from the coding sequence ATGGATAATTTGAAAAATGATATTATTTTTAATACCATCAATAATGGTATTTTAATTTTAGATGAAGACCTAAAAATACGAGCTTGGAACCGATGGTTAGAGATACACACCTGTATGAATTTAGAGGCGGTTCAAGATAAGAATTTGTGTGAACTCTTTCCTTCAATTGATGAAAAAAAATTAAAACGAAAAATTAAATCAGTTTTGGTTACAAATAACTCCTCTTTTTATTCGGTGGATCCCCATCGCTATTTAATCAAAATACGACTCAGTAATATCACCAATGCCATTTATGAATACATGCAACAAGACGTCACCATTGCTCCTTATAAAAAAGAGGAGCGATTGGTGGCAGTCTATATCTATGATAAAACTTCATTGTGTGAAACCAATGCCCAACTTGAAGTGCTTAATGGTGAACTCAAAGAGTTGTCTTATCGTGATCCTATGACACATGCGTATAACCGACGATATTTCTATGAAGAGGCCACCCGATTGCTCTCTTTAGCCAATCGAGAAGAGAAGAGTTGTTGTATTGTGATTATGGATATTGACAAGTTTAAAGATATCAATGATACCTATGGACACTCTATTGGGGATGAAGTCATCATTGCTTTGGCAAAGAATTTGGAAACACACACACGCAAATCCGATGTCATTGCACGATTTGGGGGTGAAGAGTTTGTGATATTGTTGTATAACTCCGATATTAAAAATGCCAAATTGGTTGCAGAAAAAATTCGAGAAGATATTCAAGATATTGCCATATCAACCAGTGAAGGTGCAATTCACTTTACGGCTTCATTTGGAGTATCACGATTTGATAAAACGTTTGATGAAAATGACATCGAACACACTATTTCACGTGCAGATAAATGTCTTTATGTGGCCAAAACGCATGGGCGTAATAAAGTCATCACTGAAGAGTATTTAGGAGCATCTAAATATGATAAACTCTTTAATACTTACAGTATGGATGATCAAACTCTACATATCATTTAA
- a CDS encoding trimeric intracellular cation channel family protein, whose protein sequence is MSALEVADIIGIISFALSGFLIAVHYKLDILGIFISSFLTALGGGIIRDTIANKTPYVFDANLPILLVIATLVVSFIFKLHHITNFEGKTAFIISDAIGLCSFAITGSLIAIESHFNFLGVLMLAFLTAVGGGTLRDILINKVPSILVSEFYGTVAIIVGLITYVLHLFTQVNLFNLTLLFICGVSLRLLAYYKKWQLPKL, encoded by the coding sequence ATGAGTGCGTTAGAAGTTGCTGATATCATTGGAATCATCTCATTTGCTTTGAGTGGTTTTTTAATTGCCGTGCACTATAAACTTGATATTCTGGGGATATTTATCTCCTCTTTTTTAACCGCGTTGGGTGGAGGAATCATTCGTGATACCATTGCCAATAAAACGCCCTATGTGTTTGATGCCAATCTGCCTATTTTGCTTGTAATTGCCACGTTGGTGGTGTCATTTATTTTTAAACTGCATCACATCACCAACTTTGAAGGAAAAACCGCCTTTATTATCTCCGATGCCATAGGATTATGCTCTTTTGCGATTACAGGTTCTTTGATTGCCATTGAATCCCATTTCAATTTTTTAGGTGTGTTAATGTTGGCATTTTTAACGGCCGTTGGAGGAGGAACGCTCAGAGATATTTTAATCAACAAAGTGCCCTCTATTTTAGTGAGTGAATTTTATGGTACGGTTGCCATTATTGTAGGGTTAATCACCTATGTTTTACATTTGTTTACACAAGTCAATTTATTTAATCTTACTTTACTGTTTATTTGTGGAGTGAGTCTGCGACTTTTGGCCTATTATAAGAAGTGGCAACTGCCAAAGCTTTGA
- a CDS encoding glutaminase yields MPNYADILKEIEEEIQPLFSQGKVADYIPALSTVNAEDFAMSIQLLYGKSYHIGNTQHKFSIQSISKVFTFTLALKAYGKELYKRVNHEPSGNPFNSLVQLEYENGIPRNPFINAGAIVTTDALTSIYKENTFHTILEFIHTLTNDSSIQYDETIFCSEYQHGYRNMALINMIKSYKNIHNEIDDVMQTYFKQCSVMMNTQQLAQSMLFLANHGTNPKANEALITPSQAKRINALMLTCGHYDASGDFAYKVGLPGKSGVGGGIVAVVPQKMAICVYSPKLNSQGNSLIGTKALELFTTKTNLSIF; encoded by the coding sequence ATGCCAAACTATGCTGACATTTTAAAAGAGATTGAAGAGGAGATTCAACCTCTTTTTTCACAAGGAAAAGTTGCAGACTATATTCCTGCCCTTTCCACTGTAAACGCTGAAGATTTTGCCATGAGCATTCAGCTTTTATATGGAAAGTCGTATCACATTGGAAACACCCAACACAAATTCTCAATACAAAGTATCTCAAAAGTTTTCACCTTTACATTAGCACTTAAAGCGTATGGAAAAGAGTTGTATAAAAGAGTCAACCACGAACCATCTGGAAATCCTTTTAATTCACTCGTGCAATTGGAGTATGAAAACGGTATTCCAAGAAATCCTTTTATCAACGCAGGTGCGATTGTAACCACCGATGCACTTACAAGCATTTATAAAGAGAATACCTTTCATACTATTTTAGAGTTCATTCACACTCTCACCAATGACAGCAGTATACAGTACGATGAAACCATTTTTTGTTCTGAATACCAACATGGTTATCGAAATATGGCCTTAATTAACATGATAAAAAGCTATAAAAACATTCACAACGAAATTGATGATGTGATGCAGACCTATTTTAAACAGTGCTCTGTTATGATGAACACTCAACAACTCGCACAATCGATGCTTTTTTTAGCCAATCATGGGACAAATCCAAAGGCCAATGAAGCGCTTATTACCCCATCACAAGCCAAACGTATCAACGCTTTGATGCTCACATGTGGTCATTATGATGCTTCAGGAGATTTTGCATACAAAGTGGGGCTTCCGGGCAAAAGTGGTGTGGGCGGAGGCATCGTTGCAGTCGTACCTCAAAAAATGGCCATTTGTGTCTATTCACCCAAACTCAACTCTCAAGGAAACTCCTTGATTGGAACCAAAGCTTTAGAGCTTTTTACCACTAAAACCAACTTATCTATTTTTTAA
- a CDS encoding FAD-dependent thymidylate synthase, whose amino-acid sequence MIELMNKIENIFGDDIAFVEQWDFSKANLNEENRILAITQVASICYQSPKALGSESLYNRLMAESMGLPSSSFEFVPMLLDPKNPQHQEVLALEYSNAKKFGEMVENNQYLLTNYRALVYDYENNPGAYSFDIRTLYNTQEECEIIKKHFKVFLYKIDLPTRSQMVRHRINWQELSRRYVSGKRVPFDFYISEKMKEIKANNKTTQELIDMCVEHYYTALDAGVKPQEARRIIPQAAYSQIWGGFMPTQLENYFKLRLDSHAQWEIRKTAEAMKELIG is encoded by the coding sequence ATGATAGAATTGATGAACAAAATTGAGAACATATTTGGGGATGACATTGCCTTTGTAGAGCAGTGGGATTTCTCTAAAGCCAACTTAAACGAAGAGAATCGTATTTTAGCGATTACACAAGTGGCCTCAATTTGTTATCAATCCCCCAAAGCATTGGGAAGTGAGAGCCTGTACAACCGATTGATGGCTGAGAGTATGGGTCTTCCAAGTTCATCTTTTGAGTTTGTTCCTATGCTTCTTGACCCTAAAAACCCTCAACATCAAGAGGTGCTTGCATTGGAGTACAGCAACGCTAAAAAGTTTGGTGAAATGGTTGAAAACAACCAATATTTGCTCACAAACTATCGAGCATTGGTCTATGATTATGAGAATAATCCAGGTGCTTACAGCTTCGATATTCGAACCCTTTATAATACCCAAGAAGAGTGTGAAATCATCAAAAAACACTTCAAAGTATTCTTATATAAAATCGACCTACCAACACGAAGTCAAATGGTGCGGCACAGAATCAATTGGCAAGAGCTTTCACGACGATACGTCAGCGGAAAAAGAGTGCCGTTTGATTTTTATATCTCTGAAAAAATGAAAGAGATCAAAGCAAACAACAAAACCACTCAAGAGCTGATTGATATGTGCGTTGAGCACTACTACACTGCTCTTGATGCGGGTGTAAAACCGCAAGAAGCACGACGAATCATCCCACAAGCAGCTTACTCACAAATTTGGGGTGGGTTCATGCCAACGCAACTGGAAAACTACTTCAAACTTCGTTTAGACTCACATGCACAATGGGAGATTCGAAAAACAGCTGAGGCCATGAAAGAGCTTATTGGTTAA
- a CDS encoding ArsS family sensor histidine kinase, which produces MSITKKISLLFIASLILMSIIGLWIDDINTKRLDALIKDKYLKISNELFSHIEDPEQFENIITRYELKRVKNLSYKHLERLYFQQHTFGYIKIEKPSFDDEFIIHLVFLDEHIILKTPDVNNINDKIKLNALIFLDVFVLILIFLYILKLLWPLKKITQEINNFANGNLSSRIPIKSNDEIGTLAKTFNTMASRLEELIQTRQELLRDIGHELHTPIAKGKFAIEKIENKSQKEFLHKIFSDLEHLTNELIQLEKLNAFELTKSSFDAETLIIESLNRLYIDESKITLDLQEEFKINGDLEYLSIALKNLIDNALKYASSLPICIKTTAHEIHVINEGKKLNKKLAYYLKPFTQELTQRDGFGLGLSIVHKILQRHDFKLEYLHENKKNIFKIIIQ; this is translated from the coding sequence ATGAGCATTACTAAAAAGATTTCTCTTCTTTTCATTGCAAGTTTGATACTCATGAGCATCATTGGTTTATGGATCGATGACATCAATACCAAACGTTTGGACGCTTTAATCAAAGATAAATATCTTAAAATCAGCAATGAGCTTTTTAGCCACATTGAAGACCCTGAACAGTTTGAAAACATCATCACACGTTATGAGCTTAAAAGAGTTAAAAACCTCTCATATAAACACTTAGAGAGACTCTATTTTCAACAACACACTTTTGGTTATATCAAAATAGAGAAACCCTCTTTCGATGATGAATTTATCATACATCTTGTTTTTCTCGATGAACACATCATTTTAAAGACACCGGATGTAAATAACATCAATGACAAAATCAAACTCAATGCGCTTATTTTTTTAGATGTTTTTGTTTTGATTTTAATCTTTTTATATATCCTGAAACTTTTATGGCCTTTGAAAAAAATCACCCAAGAGATCAATAACTTTGCCAATGGAAATTTAAGCAGTCGTATTCCCATAAAATCCAATGATGAAATAGGAACTTTGGCCAAAACATTTAATACCATGGCGTCAAGACTGGAAGAGCTCATACAGACTCGACAAGAACTCTTAAGAGATATTGGGCATGAACTGCATACCCCTATAGCAAAAGGAAAGTTTGCGATTGAAAAGATTGAAAATAAATCACAAAAAGAGTTCTTGCATAAAATTTTTTCAGATTTAGAGCATTTAACCAATGAACTTATACAATTAGAAAAACTCAATGCCTTTGAACTCACAAAAAGCAGTTTTGATGCAGAGACTTTAATAATTGAGTCGCTCAATCGGCTCTATATTGATGAGTCCAAAATCACATTAGACCTGCAAGAAGAGTTTAAAATCAATGGGGATTTAGAGTATTTAAGCATTGCACTAAAAAACCTCATTGATAACGCTTTGAAATATGCTTCATCTTTGCCCATTTGTATTAAAACCACTGCCCATGAGATTCATGTCATTAATGAAGGAAAAAAACTCAATAAAAAGTTGGCGTATTACCTCAAACCATTCACACAAGAGTTGACTCAAAGAGACGGATTTGGATTGGGATTAAGCATTGTGCATAAAATTTTACAACGTCATGATTTCAAGCTTGAATATCTGCATGAAAATAAAAAAAATATATTTAAAATCATCATTCAATAA
- a CDS encoding response regulator transcription factor: MNKKVLLIEDDPQMQRLIQEYLEEYHFSTDAYSNPKEALKSLEHTPRDYIIVILDLMLPQMDGFDVFKKIKGICNVPVIISSARGDIGNKILGFELGAEDYLAKPYEPRELVLRIEHILKRRPTKEFKVGDFIIDEANRTVILDNYSIDLTKVEFEIFLFLIHHLNKVTSREQILHATSLDENTKNRTIDTHISNIRHKIGDDSKEPQYIKSIWGIGYKFIG, translated from the coding sequence TTGAATAAAAAAGTACTGCTCATTGAAGATGATCCACAAATGCAACGGCTTATACAAGAGTATTTAGAAGAGTATCACTTTAGCACCGATGCCTATTCAAACCCTAAAGAGGCTTTAAAATCACTTGAACACACACCTCGTGATTATATCATTGTTATTTTAGACTTGATGTTGCCCCAAATGGACGGCTTTGATGTTTTTAAAAAGATTAAAGGCATCTGCAATGTTCCTGTGATTATCTCTTCAGCCAGAGGAGATATTGGCAACAAAATCTTAGGTTTTGAGCTAGGAGCAGAGGACTATTTAGCCAAACCTTATGAGCCCAGAGAGCTGGTTTTACGCATTGAGCATATCTTAAAGCGTCGACCAACTAAAGAATTTAAGGTGGGTGATTTCATCATTGATGAAGCCAATCGAACGGTCATTTTAGATAATTACAGTATCGACTTAACAAAAGTAGAGTTTGAGATTTTTCTTTTTTTAATTCACCACCTCAACAAAGTCACTTCAAGAGAGCAAATACTGCATGCTACTTCACTGGATGAAAATACCAAAAACCGCACCATTGACACTCACATTTCAAACATTCGCCATAAAATTGGTGATGATTCCAAAGAGCCACAATACATCAAATCCATTTGGGGTATTGGGTATAAATTTATAGGTTAA
- a CDS encoding periplasmic heavy metal sensor yields MIKLKISLILTSLLLCSFVWAKKPSEHTHIYKNLDYLELSSAQHERMKQILLEYKKKFDHYYEKRKKEEKKLQKLMQKEHFDKEEYEEIAEEIYEDSIELEAKTLKKIHGVLTPQQRELFSHYLKEWQVE; encoded by the coding sequence ATGATAAAATTAAAAATATCTCTGATTTTAACTAGTCTGCTTTTATGCTCTTTTGTTTGGGCTAAAAAGCCCTCAGAACATACTCATATTTATAAAAATTTAGACTATTTAGAGCTTTCTTCTGCACAACATGAACGTATGAAACAAATTCTTTTAGAGTATAAAAAAAAGTTTGACCACTACTATGAAAAACGTAAAAAAGAGGAGAAAAAACTTCAAAAACTGATGCAAAAAGAGCACTTTGATAAAGAGGAATATGAAGAGATTGCTGAAGAGATTTATGAAGACAGCATCGAACTTGAAGCCAAAACGTTGAAAAAAATACATGGGGTATTAACACCCCAACAACGAGAACTCTTTTCACACTATTTAAAGGAGTGGCAAGTTGAATAA
- a CDS encoding cytochrome C, with translation MNDLENHFGDDASLDEQTHQTILAFLVKNSAESSTKEASLSFLNSIGNKDIIAMTHTSFWKHAHQEVPTTLFAHEKIKSKANCKACHSDVEKGLIEDDKIKNISDFN, from the coding sequence ATGAATGACTTGGAGAATCACTTTGGAGATGATGCCTCACTGGATGAGCAAACCCATCAAACCATTTTGGCTTTTTTGGTCAAAAACAGTGCAGAAAGTTCGACAAAAGAAGCAAGTTTGTCGTTTTTGAATTCGATTGGAAATAAAGATATAATTGCAATGACACACACCTCTTTTTGGAAACATGCACACCAAGAGGTACCAACAACACTCTTTGCACATGAAAAAATAAAAAGCAAAGCCAACTGCAAAGCGTGTCACAGTGATGTTGAAAAAGGATTGATAGAAGATGATAAAATTAAAAATATCTCTGATTTTAACTAG
- a CDS encoding cytochrome b/b6 domain-containing protein — protein sequence MMKSYIWSLPTRVFHWLFALLILLAFLTDDDHLLDYHAVIGYSLLIILLFRLVWGIVGPKYSKFKDFNLSKEALKKFVKNPIKADHSNAGHNPAASYLMITMIVVAILVIATGALAFGIQEGKGIFSFLNDSFFKKMKLFKEIHETLANFFIFLIVVHLGGVIMDKLFHPQYETLKSIFTGYKHLDEDKSIKTTIFQKAVAFIFLIALVAFLVYNLINPKNVLIASSYEPVDYSKQNEVFVSECGSCHTLYPSQSIA from the coding sequence ATGATGAAATCATATATTTGGAGCCTGCCTACACGGGTCTTCCACTGGCTGTTTGCCCTGCTGATTTTGTTGGCATTTTTAACAGACGATGACCACTTGTTAGATTATCATGCCGTTATTGGATACAGTTTATTAATCATACTTTTATTCAGATTGGTTTGGGGAATTGTGGGTCCCAAGTATTCAAAATTTAAGGATTTTAACCTCAGCAAAGAGGCTTTAAAAAAGTTTGTCAAAAATCCCATCAAAGCAGACCACAGTAATGCAGGACATAATCCTGCCGCTTCTTATTTGATGATTACCATGATCGTCGTAGCCATTTTAGTAATTGCTACAGGTGCATTGGCCTTTGGTATTCAAGAAGGCAAAGGAATTTTTTCTTTTTTAAATGACTCTTTTTTTAAAAAAATGAAACTCTTTAAAGAGATACATGAAACCTTGGCCAACTTCTTTATCTTTTTGATTGTTGTGCACTTAGGTGGAGTAATAATGGACAAACTCTTTCATCCTCAATATGAAACACTCAAATCAATTTTTACAGGTTATAAACACCTTGATGAAGATAAAAGCATCAAGACCACTATTTTTCAAAAAGCCGTTGCTTTTATCTTTTTGATTGCCTTAGTTGCATTTCTTGTTTATAATCTTATCAACCCTAAAAATGTACTGATTGCTTCTTCCTATGAACCCGTGGATTATTCAAAGCAAAATGAGGTGTTCGTTTCAGAGTGTGGCTCGTGTCACACTCTGTATCCCTCCCAATCTATTGCCTAA
- a CDS encoding diheme cytochrome c produces the protein MKPFLFLIIPLFVFADGYSSKRIDVAPVNNALYIQECGACHFAYQPGLLPENAWNTMMNELDNHFGVDASLLHEDFQTISAYLQQNSAEKNMQYKRSRKIVQSLPKNSIAKSISTTPYMIRKHDEIRPSLITQPEVKGLFNCKACHTTAQKGIYSERDINIPNFGRWED, from the coding sequence ATGAAACCCTTTCTTTTTTTAATTATACCTCTATTTGTTTTTGCCGATGGTTATTCCTCAAAACGAATCGATGTGGCCCCAGTGAATAATGCTTTATATATTCAAGAGTGTGGGGCATGTCATTTTGCATATCAGCCAGGGTTATTGCCTGAAAATGCTTGGAATACAATGATGAATGAATTGGATAACCACTTTGGAGTGGATGCCTCTTTATTACATGAAGATTTTCAAACCATTTCAGCGTATCTGCAACAAAACAGTGCCGAAAAAAACATGCAGTATAAACGAAGCCGTAAAATTGTACAAAGTTTGCCTAAAAACAGCATTGCAAAGTCAATTTCAACGACACCATATATGATACGAAAACATGATGAGATACGCCCTTCTCTCATCACTCAACCAGAAGTCAAAGGCCTGTTTAACTGCAAAGCTTGCCATACCACGGCTCAAAAGGGTATATACAGTGAACGAGATATTAACATCCCCAACTTTGGGCGATGGGAAGATTAA
- a CDS encoding DUF1924 domain-containing protein, whose amino-acid sequence MRLFIFICTALTFSFANVSDDYLSQLEQKIENFKGFDAKRGETIFTSTHMGKKGKAISCTSCHGTNLNESHKNFFTGKVIEPLSPKANPERLTKIKNIEKWLMRNFKDVYNREGTAQEKGDVITYILSKD is encoded by the coding sequence ATGCGGTTATTCATTTTTATTTGCACCGCCTTAACATTCAGTTTTGCAAATGTCAGTGATGATTACTTATCACAACTGGAACAAAAGATTGAAAATTTTAAAGGGTTTGATGCCAAACGAGGAGAAACCATTTTTACCTCAACCCACATGGGAAAAAAAGGAAAAGCCATCTCATGTACCTCATGTCATGGTACCAACCTCAATGAATCACATAAAAACTTTTTTACAGGAAAAGTGATTGAGCCCCTTTCACCTAAAGCGAATCCTGAGCGCTTAACAAAAATTAAAAACATTGAGAAATGGCTCATGAGAAATTTTAAAGATGTGTATAACAGAGAAGGAACAGCACAAGAAAAAGGGGATGTAATTACTTATATCCTATCAAAGGATTAA
- a CDS encoding phosphoethanolamine transferase, with the protein MKSVTQYKLIVYTSLLLTLFYNTSFFKNLLGIYSFSGLNILYCISVFVTLFLFITFVLSLFSSRYILKPFLITVVMVSAFTAYFMNTYNVVIDHSMIRNAMETNFNESYDLLSFELIVYVILLGLIPSFFIYKIPVEYGTFKQESFRKIKTLLITFVLIAVTILAFSKFYTSFFREHKSIKYYANPTYWMFSIGNYTKRTYFKSKNVLKPQGEDAAIHETDEEKKELVILVVGEATRADRFSLNGYEKETNPLLKQQEIYNFSKIASCGTSTAHSVPCMFSMFDRDKYSYKKGISNENVLDVLTHTKQVHILWRDNNSSSKGVALRVQYEDYRSSKTNTICEKDGECRDEGMLVGLEDYIEKNKNEDILIVLHQMGNHGPAYYKRYPKEFEKFTPVCKTNQLEKCTKEEIGNAYDNAILHTDAFLSKVINFLKPYSKTHETAMLYMSDHGESLGEDGLYLHGMPYFMAPNTQTHVASVMWFGEGMKEDFDIKKLERIKEQPFSQDNLFHTLLGMFEVETHLYKKEMDILSSVRTE; encoded by the coding sequence ATGAAATCTGTTACTCAGTATAAACTTATTGTTTACACCTCGCTGTTACTCACGCTGTTTTATAACACCTCATTTTTTAAAAATCTGCTGGGCATTTACTCTTTTAGTGGCCTCAATATTCTTTACTGTATCTCTGTGTTTGTAACGCTGTTTTTGTTCATCACTTTTGTTCTGTCACTGTTCAGTTCACGATACATACTCAAACCTTTTCTAATCACAGTTGTGATGGTATCTGCCTTTACTGCTTATTTTATGAATACCTATAACGTTGTCATTGACCACAGCATGATACGAAATGCCATGGAGACCAACTTCAATGAGTCGTATGATTTACTCAGTTTTGAACTCATTGTATATGTGATTTTACTGGGTTTGATTCCAAGCTTTTTTATTTACAAAATACCTGTAGAATATGGCACTTTTAAACAAGAGAGTTTTCGAAAAATTAAAACACTGCTGATTACTTTTGTGTTAATTGCTGTGACGATTTTGGCATTCAGTAAATTTTACACCTCTTTTTTCAGAGAGCATAAAAGTATTAAATACTATGCCAACCCAACGTACTGGATGTTCAGTATTGGAAACTATACCAAACGCACCTATTTTAAATCAAAAAATGTTTTAAAACCTCAAGGGGAAGATGCTGCCATTCATGAAACCGATGAAGAGAAAAAAGAGTTGGTCATTTTGGTTGTAGGAGAAGCAACACGAGCCGACCGTTTTTCACTTAATGGTTACGAAAAAGAGACCAATCCATTGCTTAAACAACAAGAGATTTATAACTTCTCCAAAATTGCCTCATGTGGTACATCAACCGCACATTCAGTGCCTTGTATGTTCTCGATGTTTGACCGTGATAAATACTCTTACAAAAAAGGTATTTCCAATGAAAATGTTTTGGATGTATTAACGCATACCAAACAAGTGCATATTTTATGGAGAGACAACAACTCCAGTTCCAAAGGGGTTGCATTACGTGTGCAATATGAAGATTATCGTTCTTCAAAAACCAATACCATCTGTGAAAAAGATGGGGAGTGTCGAGATGAAGGAATGCTTGTAGGATTAGAGGATTACATTGAAAAAAACAAAAACGAAGATATCTTAATTGTACTGCATCAAATGGGGAACCATGGACCTGCTTATTACAAACGATACCCCAAAGAGTTTGAAAAGTTTACCCCTGTGTGTAAAACCAATCAGCTTGAAAAATGCACCAAAGAGGAGATTGGCAATGCCTATGACAATGCCATTTTACACACCGATGCCTTCTTATCTAAAGTGATTAACTTTTTAAAACCCTACTCAAAAACTCATGAAACGGCGATGCTTTATATGTCAGATCATGGAGAGAGTTTAGGAGAAGATGGTCTTTATTTACACGGTATGCCTTACTTTATGGCTCCTAATACACAAACGCATGTGGCATCGGTGATGTGGTTTGGAGAAGGGATGAAAGAGGACTTTGACATCAAGAAACTTGAAAGAATAAAAGAGCAACCGTTTTCACAAGACAACCTTTTTCATACCCTTTTAGGCATGTTTGAAGTTGAGACGCATCTGTATAAAAAAGAGATGGACATTCTCTCTTCTGTTCGTACAGAGTGA